Proteins from one Romboutsia sp. CE17 genomic window:
- a CDS encoding fructose-1,6-bisphosphatase → MKELSTVSDDYLNSQMKYLKLLSKQYPSISKASAEIINLEAILNLPKGTEHFLTDIHGEYEPFVHVLKNGSGVIKRKIEELFANNIRESEKKMLATLVYYPEQKLEIIAKEDTDLEDFYRINMYRLIELCRYTSSKYTRSKVRKFLPEEFRYIMEELLHPDNRSDHKQEYYHSIIETIIDIDRAKEFIIAISKVIQKLVVDRLHIVGDIYDRGPRPDIIMDTLMDYHSVDIQWGNHDILWMGAAAGQPVNIANALRICARYANLDIAEDFYGINLLPLATFAMEAYKDDPCKEFTPKVGDQKVSSSEKSLIAKMHKAISIIQFKLEGEVIKRRPEFEMDHRLLLDKINYEEGTIELKNKKYKLKDSNFPTIDPKNPYKLTKAEEIVVEKLVSSFKGSEKLQKHVSFLFSKGSIYLKANSNLLFHGCVPLNSDGSFMSMKLQNKEYKGRALMDKMEVLAREGYFFAENTLQKQYGMDMMWYLWTGKCSSLFGKDDMTTFERYFIEEKETHKENKNPYYLLREDDEMCARVYEEFDLDFEESHIINGHVPVESKNGESPIKANGRILVIDGGFSKTYQKKTGIAGYTLIYNSYSLQLVSHEPFSSAEEAIVNESDILSTTVVVEHKVKRRRVKDTDAGEKIKDEIKDLKLLLLAYRKGLIKER, encoded by the coding sequence ATGAAGGAATTATCGACTGTTTCAGATGATTACTTAAATAGCCAGATGAAATATTTGAAGTTATTATCGAAACAATACCCAAGTATATCAAAAGCTAGTGCGGAAATTATAAATTTAGAGGCAATACTAAACCTTCCAAAAGGAACAGAGCATTTTTTAACTGATATACATGGTGAATATGAGCCTTTTGTACACGTTTTAAAAAATGGTTCAGGGGTTATTAAAAGGAAAATAGAAGAGCTCTTTGCAAATAATATAAGAGAGTCTGAAAAAAAAATGCTAGCTACATTAGTTTATTATCCAGAACAAAAACTGGAAATCATAGCGAAAGAAGATACTGACCTAGAAGATTTTTATAGAATAAATATGTATAGACTTATAGAACTTTGTAGATATACTTCAAGTAAATATACAAGATCTAAAGTTAGAAAGTTCTTGCCAGAAGAATTTAGATATATTATGGAGGAGTTATTACATCCAGACAATAGAAGTGACCATAAACAAGAGTACTATCATAGTATAATTGAAACAATAATAGATATAGATAGAGCTAAGGAATTTATAATAGCTATATCTAAAGTTATACAAAAGTTAGTAGTTGATAGATTACATATAGTGGGGGATATATACGATAGAGGTCCAAGACCTGATATAATTATGGATACATTAATGGATTATCATAGTGTAGATATTCAATGGGGAAATCATGATATATTATGGATGGGAGCAGCTGCTGGGCAACCTGTTAATATAGCTAATGCACTTAGGATATGTGCAAGATATGCAAATTTAGATATAGCAGAAGATTTTTATGGAATAAACTTACTTCCATTGGCGACTTTTGCTATGGAAGCTTATAAAGATGATCCATGTAAAGAATTTACTCCTAAGGTAGGAGATCAAAAAGTATCTAGTAGTGAAAAAAGTCTTATAGCAAAAATGCATAAAGCAATAAGTATAATACAGTTCAAGCTAGAAGGAGAAGTAATAAAGAGAAGACCTGAGTTTGAAATGGATCATAGATTATTACTAGATAAGATAAACTATGAAGAAGGAACAATTGAACTAAAAAATAAAAAATATAAATTAAAAGATTCAAACTTCCCAACTATTGATCCTAAAAATCCTTATAAATTAACTAAGGCAGAAGAGATAGTAGTTGAAAAATTAGTTTCATCATTTAAAGGAAGTGAAAAACTTCAAAAACATGTTTCTTTCCTATTTTCTAAGGGAAGTATATATTTAAAAGCTAATTCTAACTTATTATTCCATGGATGTGTACCACTTAATTCAGATGGTAGCTTTATGTCTATGAAATTACAAAATAAAGAATATAAGGGAAGAGCCTTAATGGATAAGATGGAAGTATTAGCTAGAGAAGGTTATTTCTTTGCTGAGAATACACTTCAAAAACAATATGGTATGGATATGATGTGGTATTTATGGACAGGAAAATGTTCATCTTTATTTGGAAAAGATGATATGACTACTTTTGAGAGATACTTCATAGAAGAGAAAGAAACTCATAAAGAAAATAAAAATCCATATTACTTATTAAGAGAAGATGATGAAATGTGTGCAAGGGTTTATGAAGAATTTGATCTAGACTTTGAAGAATCTCATATAATTAATGGGCATGTTCCCGTGGAAAGTAAAAATGGTGAAAGTCCTATAAAAGCAAATGGGAGAATATTAGTTATTGATGGAGGTTTTTCAAAAACATATCAAAAGAAAACTGGAATAGCAGGATATACTTTAATTTATAATTCTTATAGCTTACAATTAGTATCACATGAACCATTTAGCTCTGCAGAAGAAGCTATAGTAAATGAAAGTGATATACTATCGACTACAGTTGTAGTAGAGCATAAAGTAAAAAGAAGAAGAGTTAAAGATACAGATGCGGGAGAAAAAATTAAAGACGAAATAAAGGATTTAAAACTACTTTTATTAGCATATAGAAAAGGTTTAATAAAAGAAAGATAA
- a CDS encoding carboxylate--amine ligase encodes MENIIIQPVLVGGDINCYSVARAYHEAYGVKSIAFGRYALGATKDSNIIDFRIDPRITEEEEFIKVLLQTADELAAPNKKLIIHGCTDEYAELIIDHRDVLSEKYIVPYIGKELKEKLIEKELFYQMCEEKGLDYPKTFIYSKGDEVKDFGFKYPVIVKPSDSVLFWQHPFEGMKKAYIANNEEEFKEITTSIYNGKYDKNLIIQDFIPGDDSYMRVLTCYSDQNGKVKMMCLGHVLLEEHTPKGIGNHAAIITEYDGPLMEKFKNFLESINYTGFSNFDIKYDSRDNTYKVFEINLRQGRSNFYVTSSGNNIAKYVVEDRVYNKELDLKIQKEPFFWRVIPKNVVYKFVKNPELVSLAKKLDAEGKSATSFGYDADLKGNFKRRWYLFLYNINQMRKFNKYCK; translated from the coding sequence GTGGAAAACATAATAATTCAGCCTGTATTAGTTGGTGGAGATATAAACTGCTACAGTGTAGCAAGAGCTTACCATGAAGCTTATGGTGTTAAGTCTATAGCTTTCGGAAGATATGCCCTAGGAGCAACTAAGGACAGTAATATAATAGATTTTAGAATAGATCCAAGAATAACTGAAGAAGAAGAATTTATAAAAGTATTATTACAAACTGCAGATGAGTTAGCGGCTCCTAATAAAAAATTAATAATACACGGATGTACTGATGAATATGCAGAGTTAATAATAGATCATAGAGATGTATTATCAGAAAAATATATAGTACCTTATATAGGAAAAGAATTAAAAGAAAAGCTTATAGAAAAAGAATTATTCTATCAAATGTGTGAAGAAAAAGGACTAGATTATCCTAAAACATTCATATACTCAAAAGGTGATGAAGTTAAGGATTTTGGATTTAAGTATCCAGTTATAGTTAAGCCTTCAGATAGTGTATTATTCTGGCAACATCCATTTGAAGGAATGAAAAAAGCTTACATTGCAAATAATGAAGAAGAATTTAAAGAAATAACAACTTCAATATATAATGGAAAATACGATAAAAACTTAATAATACAAGACTTTATACCAGGAGATGACTCTTATATGAGAGTTTTAACTTGTTACTCAGATCAAAATGGTAAAGTTAAAATGATGTGTTTAGGACATGTATTATTAGAAGAACATACTCCAAAAGGAATAGGAAACCATGCTGCTATAATAACTGAGTATGATGGACCTTTAATGGAGAAGTTTAAAAACTTCTTAGAGAGTATAAACTATACAGGGTTTTCTAACTTTGACATAAAATATGATAGTAGAGATAACACATATAAAGTGTTTGAAATAAATTTAAGACAAGGAAGAAGTAATTTCTACGTAACTTCTTCAGGAAATAACATAGCTAAATATGTTGTAGAAGATAGAGTTTATAATAAAGAACTAGACTTAAAAATACAAAAAGAACCTTTCTTCTGGCGTGTAATACCTAAGAATGTAGTTTACAAATTCGTTAAAAATCCTGAATTAGTAAGCCTTGCTAAGAAATTAGATGCAGAAGGTAAGAGTGCTACATCATTTGGATATGATGCTGACTTAAAAGGAAACTTTAAAAGACGTTGGTATTTATTCTTATACAATATAAACCAAATGAGAAAGTTCAATAAATACTGCAAATAG
- a CDS encoding aspartate/glutamate racemase family protein has protein sequence MENNKTVGVMGGLGPMATVYFYDMVVRMTDAKTDQEHIDMVVVNRATTPDRTDYIIGKSCENPIHILKKDAKRLEAFGSDFLVITCNTAHYFYNEIKESVNIPVLNIIEETVKFAKENNHKKLGILATTGNISTNLYQDMCKKYDIDYVVLDEKMQADIMSIIYDDIKSGKPANMNKFNNIVNYLKENGCDGTILGCTELSILKNDNNLDEDFYIDSLGILAMRTIEKCNKKVKRL, from the coding sequence ATGGAAAATAATAAAACAGTTGGGGTCATGGGAGGACTAGGTCCTATGGCTACTGTATATTTTTATGATATGGTAGTTAGAATGACAGATGCAAAAACTGACCAAGAGCATATAGATATGGTTGTGGTAAATAGAGCAACTACCCCAGACAGAACTGATTATATAATAGGTAAAAGTTGTGAAAATCCAATCCATATACTAAAAAAAGATGCTAAAAGATTAGAAGCTTTTGGAAGTGATTTCTTAGTTATAACTTGCAATACTGCTCATTATTTTTATAATGAAATAAAGGAAAGTGTAAATATACCTGTTTTAAATATAATCGAAGAAACTGTTAAATTTGCAAAAGAAAATAATCACAAGAAATTAGGAATATTAGCTACTACTGGCAATATTAGTACAAATTTATATCAAGATATGTGCAAAAAATATGATATAGACTATGTGGTATTAGATGAAAAAATGCAAGCTGATATAATGTCTATAATCTATGATGATATAAAAAGCGGAAAGCCTGCAAATATGAATAAATTTAATAACATAGTAAACTATCTTAAAGAAAATGGTTGTGATGGTACTATCTTAGGATGTACAGAATTATCAATTTTAAAAAATGACAATAATTTAGATGAAGATTTCTATATAGACTCATTAGGTATATTAGCTATGAGAACTATAGAAAAATGCAATAAAAAAGTTAAAAGATTATAA
- the licT gene encoding BglG family transcription antiterminator LicT yields MIIEKIYNNNVVLVKDTTSNKQLILTGCGIGFQKKVGQLADETKIEKKFIAEDESFKNNISKLALEVDENVFKASSAIVEYTESKLKTDLYDYIYVALTDHISFALKRYKENIEIKNELLYEIRRIHKAEFEIGLWALEYINREFDVNLPEDEAAFIAMHIVNANYNENTSESFLMTKIVKEILNIIRYFYSIEFNQNEMNYERFLTHLKFFAKRLIKNENKRNSKNELLEIIKEKYNESYECANKIKIFIEEHYEYVVSEDEMLYLIIHINRVIEVIRIEDNKSI; encoded by the coding sequence ATGATTATTGAGAAGATCTATAACAACAATGTAGTATTAGTAAAAGATACAACAAGCAACAAGCAACTAATTCTTACAGGTTGTGGTATAGGATTTCAAAAAAAAGTAGGCCAATTAGCTGACGAAACTAAGATAGAGAAAAAGTTTATTGCAGAAGATGAAAGCTTCAAAAATAACATAAGTAAGTTAGCATTAGAGGTTGATGAAAATGTATTTAAAGCTAGCTCAGCAATAGTTGAATATACAGAAAGTAAATTAAAAACAGATTTATACGATTATATTTATGTAGCATTAACTGATCATATTTCATTTGCTTTAAAAAGATATAAAGAAAATATAGAAATAAAAAATGAATTACTTTATGAGATAAGAAGGATTCATAAAGCTGAATTTGAAATAGGACTTTGGGCATTAGAGTATATTAACAGAGAGTTTGATGTTAATCTACCAGAAGATGAGGCTGCTTTTATAGCTATGCATATAGTAAATGCTAACTATAATGAAAATACATCAGAATCATTTTTAATGACGAAAATAGTAAAAGAGATACTTAATATAATAAGATATTTTTATTCTATAGAATTTAATCAAAATGAGATGAATTATGAAAGATTTTTAACTCATTTAAAATTTTTTGCAAAAAGATTAATAAAAAATGAAAATAAGAGAAATAGTAAAAATGAACTTTTAGAAATTATAAAAGAAAAATATAATGAATCATATGAATGTGCAAATAAAATAAAGATTTTTATAGAAGAACATTATGAATATGTAGTAAGTGAAGATGAGATGCTATATTTAATAATACATATTAACAGAGTAATAGAAGTTATAAGAATAGAAGACAATAAAAGTATTTAA
- the nifJ gene encoding pyruvate:ferredoxin (flavodoxin) oxidoreductase, with the protein MAKFMKTVDGNTAAAHVAYAFTEVAAIFPITPSSTMAEVVDEWSAQGRKNIFGQTVSVVEMQSEAGAAGTFHGSLQGGALTTTFTASQGLLLMIPNMYKTAGELLPGVFHVSARALAAQALSIFGDHQDVMAARQTGCVMLASGSVQEVADISPVAHLAAIEGRLPFINFFDGFRTSHEIQKVELLENEDYASLLNKEALQEFRDRALSPNHPVTRGTAQNPDVYFQTREGSNRYYENIVGIVEKYMNKMSDLTGRKYGLFNYYGAEDATNIIIAMGSVTETIEETVDALNAQGQKVGLVKVHLYRPFSVEHLMDAIPSTVERICVLDRTKEPGAPGEPLYLDVRSAFYNKENAPMIIGGIYGLGSKDTTPTEIKTVFDNLASENPRNQFTVGIVDDVTNRSLELSEPLKVAVPGTVRCKFWGLGSDGTVGANKQAIKIIGDNTKKYVQAYFDYDSKKSGGVTMSHLRFGDEPIRSTYLIDEADYIACHTQAYVYQYHGLIDGLKKGGTFVLNTIWDQAGLEEHLPAHLKQYIAKNDIQFYTVNATKIAQEIGLGNRINMIMQSAFFKLANIIPVEQAVEYLKDSIAKAYGKKGEKVVNMNYEAVERGINSLVKIDVPAEWANATDHSDEHVEEPYFIKNILRPITAQQGNKLPVSTFIEGLEDGTMPCGTAAYEKRGIAVNVPEWILENCIQCNQCAFICPHACIRPVLVNEEEMQNAPEGFTAKKAIGKGFEGLQYRMQVSPMDCTGCGNCADICPAKEKALVMKPLDTQLEEVDNWAFGVDPKKVSVKGDIMAPTTVKGSQFRQPLHEFSGACAGCGETAYIKNVTQLFGDRMMIANATGCSSIWGGSYPSSPYTVNHEGKGPAWANSLFEDNAEFGYGMYLAVKHIRAKIAENMESLLAMDICDESREAFTAWLEAMNDGEASKVASAKVVAVLANAHNIENAEVKALVDEIKEREDYLVKRSQWILGGDGWAYDIGYGGVDHVLASGEDVNVLVFDTEIYSNTGGQSSKSTPVAAMAKFAAAGKRTRKKDLGMMAMSYGNVYVAQVAIGADKNQFMKAIVEAEKYDGPSLIICYAPCISHGLKEGMGRSVENENQAVKAGYWHLYRFNPELKDNGKNPFSLDSKEPTESFRDFLMKQVRYSAVAKQFPDVAEELFAQAEENAKERLESYKRLANYELVK; encoded by the coding sequence ATGGCAAAATTTATGAAAACAGTTGACGGTAATACAGCTGCTGCTCACGTTGCTTATGCATTTACAGAAGTAGCTGCTATATTCCCAATAACTCCATCTTCAACAATGGCAGAAGTTGTAGATGAATGGTCAGCTCAAGGTAGAAAAAACATCTTCGGGCAAACAGTTAGCGTTGTAGAAATGCAATCAGAAGCTGGTGCTGCAGGAACATTCCATGGTTCTTTACAAGGTGGTGCTTTAACAACTACTTTCACAGCATCACAAGGTTTATTATTAATGATACCAAATATGTACAAAACAGCTGGAGAGCTATTACCAGGGGTATTCCATGTTAGTGCTCGTGCATTAGCTGCTCAAGCTTTATCTATATTCGGTGACCACCAAGACGTTATGGCTGCAAGACAAACTGGATGTGTTATGTTAGCATCAGGTTCTGTTCAAGAAGTTGCTGATATATCTCCAGTAGCTCACTTAGCTGCTATAGAAGGTAGATTACCATTTATAAACTTCTTTGATGGATTCAGAACTTCTCATGAAATCCAAAAAGTTGAATTATTAGAAAATGAAGATTATGCAAGCTTATTAAATAAAGAAGCATTACAAGAATTCAGAGATAGAGCATTATCTCCAAACCACCCAGTAACTCGTGGTACTGCTCAAAACCCAGATGTATACTTCCAAACTAGAGAAGGTTCAAACAGATACTATGAAAACATAGTTGGAATAGTTGAGAAGTACATGAACAAAATGAGCGACTTAACTGGAAGAAAATATGGATTATTTAATTACTATGGTGCAGAAGATGCAACTAACATAATAATAGCTATGGGATCTGTAACAGAAACTATAGAAGAAACTGTAGATGCATTAAACGCTCAAGGTCAAAAAGTTGGTTTAGTAAAAGTTCACTTATACAGACCATTCTCAGTAGAACATTTAATGGATGCTATACCAAGCACTGTTGAAAGAATATGTGTATTAGATAGAACTAAAGAACCAGGTGCTCCAGGAGAACCATTATACTTAGACGTACGTTCTGCATTCTATAATAAAGAAAATGCTCCTATGATAATAGGTGGAATATATGGATTAGGATCAAAAGATACTACTCCAACAGAAATAAAAACTGTATTTGATAACTTAGCATCAGAAAATCCAAGAAATCAATTTACAGTAGGTATAGTTGATGATGTAACTAATAGATCATTAGAATTATCTGAACCATTAAAAGTAGCTGTACCAGGAACAGTAAGATGTAAGTTCTGGGGATTAGGATCTGACGGTACTGTTGGAGCTAACAAACAAGCTATAAAAATAATAGGTGATAATACTAAGAAATACGTTCAAGCATACTTTGACTATGACTCTAAAAAATCTGGTGGGGTAACAATGTCTCACTTAAGATTCGGAGATGAGCCAATAAGATCAACTTACTTAATAGATGAAGCTGATTACATAGCTTGTCATACTCAAGCTTACGTATATCAATATCATGGATTAATAGACGGTCTTAAAAAAGGTGGAACATTTGTATTAAATACAATATGGGATCAAGCTGGACTTGAAGAACACTTACCAGCTCACTTAAAGCAATATATAGCTAAAAATGATATCCAATTCTATACTGTAAATGCTACTAAGATAGCTCAAGAAATAGGACTTGGAAACAGAATAAACATGATAATGCAATCTGCATTCTTCAAGTTAGCTAATATAATACCAGTAGAGCAAGCAGTAGAATACTTAAAAGATTCTATAGCTAAAGCTTACGGTAAAAAAGGTGAAAAAGTTGTTAACATGAACTACGAAGCTGTTGAAAGAGGTATAAACTCTTTAGTTAAGATAGATGTTCCAGCTGAGTGGGCAAATGCAACTGATCATAGCGATGAGCATGTAGAGGAACCATACTTCATTAAAAATATATTAAGACCTATAACTGCACAACAAGGTAACAAGTTACCAGTATCAACATTCATAGAAGGATTAGAAGATGGTACTATGCCATGTGGTACAGCAGCTTATGAAAAACGTGGTATAGCTGTTAACGTTCCAGAGTGGATATTAGAAAACTGTATACAATGTAACCAATGTGCATTCATATGTCCTCATGCATGTATAAGACCAGTTCTTGTAAATGAAGAAGAAATGCAAAATGCTCCTGAAGGATTCACTGCTAAGAAAGCAATAGGTAAAGGATTCGAAGGATTACAATATAGAATGCAAGTAAGTCCAATGGACTGTACAGGATGTGGAAACTGTGCTGACATATGTCCAGCTAAAGAAAAAGCTTTAGTTATGAAGCCTCTTGATACTCAATTAGAAGAAGTTGATAACTGGGCATTTGGAGTAGATCCTAAGAAAGTTTCTGTAAAAGGTGACATAATGGCACCAACAACTGTAAAAGGAAGTCAGTTCAGACAACCATTACATGAGTTCTCTGGAGCTTGTGCTGGATGTGGTGAAACTGCATACATTAAAAACGTAACTCAATTATTCGGTGATAGAATGATGATAGCTAACGCTACTGGATGTTCTTCAATCTGGGGTGGTTCATATCCATCATCTCCATACACTGTTAACCATGAAGGTAAAGGTCCAGCTTGGGCAAACTCATTATTCGAAGACAATGCTGAATTCGGATATGGTATGTATTTAGCTGTTAAACATATAAGAGCTAAGATAGCTGAAAATATGGAAAGCTTATTAGCTATGGATATATGTGATGAATCAAGAGAAGCATTCACTGCTTGGTTAGAAGCTATGAATGATGGTGAAGCTTCAAAAGTTGCAAGTGCTAAAGTAGTTGCAGTATTAGCAAATGCTCATAATATAGAAAATGCTGAAGTTAAAGCTTTAGTTGATGAAATAAAAGAAAGAGAAGACTACCTAGTTAAGAGATCTCAATGGATCTTAGGTGGAGATGGTTGGGCATACGACATCGGTTACGGTGGTGTTGACCATGTTCTTGCATCAGGTGAAGATGTAAATGTTCTTGTATTCGATACAGAAATTTACTCAAATACAGGAGGACAATCTTCTAAGTCTACTCCAGTTGCTGCAATGGCTAAGTTCGCTGCTGCTGGTAAGAGAACTAGAAAGAAAGACCTTGGTATGATGGCTATGTCTTACGGAAACGTATATGTAGCACAAGTAGCTATTGGTGCTGATAAGAACCAATTCATGAAAGCTATAGTAGAAGCTGAAAAATATGATGGACCATCATTAATAATATGTTATGCTCCATGTATATCTCACGGATTAAAAGAAGGTATGGGACGTAGTGTAGAAAATGAAAATCAAGCTGTTAAAGCTGGATACTGGCATTTATACAGATTCAACCCAGAATTAAAAGATAATGGTAAGAATCCATTCAGCCTAGACTCTAAAGAGCCAACTGAAAGTTTCAGAGACTTCTTAATGAAGCAAGTAAGATACTCTGCGGTTGCTAAGCAATTCCCAGATGTAGCTGAAGAGTTATTTGCACAAGCTGAAGAAAATGCAAAAGAAAGATTAGAAAGCTATAAGAGATTAGCTAACTACGAATTAGTTAAATAA
- the ptsG gene encoding glucose-specific PTS transporter subunit IIBC, translated as MLKKLFGVLQKVGKSLMLPVAILPAAGILLGIGNALVNENVIAYMPFLANGTVALIASMMEGCGQIIFDNLPLIFAVGVAVGLTDGEGVSALAAIVGLLVMNKAMSIMGGITDDMTGPMYANVLGIPTIQTGVFGGILIGILASSMYKRFYKIELPSYLGFFAGKRFVPIITAVLSLLIGVVLTFIWPPIQMGLMSFSQTVIDANRTLAAFIFGVIERALIPFGLHHAFYNPFWYQFGEYVNKAGELVMGDQSIWFAQLKDGVEFTAGTFMTGKFPFMMFGLPAAALAMVHEAKPEKKKYVAGIMASAALTSFLTGITEPIEFAFLFVAPVLFAVHCVFAGLSFMLMQILNVKIGMTFSGGLIDFTLFGIIPNRTPWYYVLVVGAVLAVVYYFGFRFMIRKFDLKTPGREDEVDENTSQSSLVKGELASEILVALGDKENLSSLDACITRLRVQVKDINKVDKEKLKELGAAGVMVVGDNIQAIFGTKSDTLKSEINEIISGKLVVNKSEKKEIIKDEIKEDEDNIKEESEIAVSSDEVILSLTNGEILELSEVPDEVFSSKLMGDGFAIKSNDGVICSPVDGTVEVILPTKHAIIVKSSEGREILIHMGIETVKLEGKGFELFVEVGSEVKAGDKLANMDLEYIEANATSTITPVIITNLEGQEELKVKVGKCKIKENNRVSILKK; from the coding sequence ATGTTAAAAAAATTATTTGGTGTTTTACAAAAGGTAGGTAAATCACTAATGCTACCGGTTGCTATACTTCCAGCAGCAGGTATACTTTTAGGTATAGGTAATGCATTAGTAAATGAAAATGTTATAGCGTATATGCCATTTTTAGCAAATGGAACAGTTGCACTAATAGCAAGTATGATGGAAGGTTGTGGTCAAATAATATTTGATAACTTACCATTAATATTTGCAGTAGGTGTTGCAGTAGGTTTAACTGATGGAGAAGGAGTTTCAGCTCTTGCAGCTATCGTTGGTTTATTGGTAATGAACAAAGCAATGAGTATTATGGGTGGAATTACTGATGATATGACAGGTCCTATGTATGCTAATGTTTTAGGTATACCTACAATACAAACTGGTGTATTTGGTGGTATATTAATAGGGATTTTGGCATCTAGTATGTATAAGAGATTCTATAAGATTGAACTACCTTCTTATTTAGGATTCTTTGCAGGGAAAAGATTCGTTCCGATTATAACAGCAGTTTTATCTTTATTAATAGGTGTTGTTTTAACATTTATATGGCCTCCAATACAAATGGGACTAATGTCATTCTCTCAAACAGTAATAGATGCTAATAGAACTTTAGCAGCATTTATATTTGGAGTTATAGAAAGAGCATTAATACCATTTGGATTACATCATGCATTCTATAATCCATTCTGGTATCAATTTGGAGAATATGTAAATAAAGCAGGAGAACTTGTAATGGGAGATCAAAGTATATGGTTTGCTCAGCTTAAAGATGGTGTAGAATTTACTGCAGGTACATTTATGACTGGTAAATTCCCATTCATGATGTTTGGACTTCCAGCAGCAGCTTTAGCTATGGTACATGAAGCAAAACCTGAAAAGAAAAAATATGTTGCAGGTATAATGGCATCAGCTGCTTTAACTTCATTCTTAACAGGTATAACTGAACCAATAGAATTTGCATTCTTATTCGTAGCTCCAGTACTATTTGCAGTACATTGTGTATTTGCTGGTTTATCATTTATGTTAATGCAAATATTAAATGTAAAAATAGGTATGACATTCTCAGGGGGTCTTATAGACTTTACGCTATTTGGGATAATACCAAATAGAACTCCTTGGTATTATGTTTTAGTAGTAGGTGCAGTATTAGCTGTAGTATACTATTTTGGATTTAGATTTATGATAAGAAAATTTGATTTAAAGACTCCAGGTAGAGAAGATGAAGTTGATGAAAATACATCTCAATCTAGTTTAGTTAAAGGTGAACTAGCAAGTGAAATATTAGTTGCTTTAGGTGATAAAGAAAACTTAAGTAGTTTAGATGCTTGTATAACTAGACTTAGAGTACAAGTTAAAGATATAAATAAAGTAGACAAAGAGAAGTTAAAAGAACTTGGTGCAGCAGGTGTTATGGTTGTTGGAGATAACATACAAGCTATATTTGGAACAAAATCAGATACTTTAAAATCTGAAATAAATGAAATAATATCAGGTAAACTAGTAGTTAATAAGTCTGAAAAAAAAGAAATAATAAAAGATGAAATAAAAGAAGATGAGGATAATATTAAAGAAGAAAGTGAGATAGCAGTTTCTTCTGATGAAGTAATATTATCATTAACAAATGGAGAAATACTTGAACTATCTGAAGTTCCAGATGAGGTTTTCTCAAGTAAGTTAATGGGAGATGGATTTGCTATAAAATCAAATGATGGAGTAATATGTTCTCCAGTAGATGGGACAGTTGAAGTTATTTTACCAACTAAACATGCTATAATAGTAAAATCTAGCGAAGGAAGAGAAATCTTAATACACATGGGAATAGAAACGGTTAAGCTTGAAGGTAAAGGATTTGAATTATTTGTAGAAGTAGGAAGTGAAGTTAAGGCAGGAGATAAGTTAGCTAATATGGATTTAGAGTATATTGAAGCTAATGCAACTTCAACTATAACTCCGGTAATAATTACTAATTTAGAAGGTCAAGAAGAGCTTAAAGTAAAAGTTGGTAAGTGTAAAATAAAAGAAAATAATAGAGTAAGTATATTAAAAAAATAA